In Rubrobacter calidifluminis, the following proteins share a genomic window:
- a CDS encoding rod shape-determining protein, producing the protein MLGLFGRDVAVDLGTANTLVFVKRQGIVLSEPSVVAIDTRTDRVVAVGSAAKRMLGRTPENIVAMRPLKDGVIADFEVTEKMLRYFIHKAQPKRRPLKSLVGPRVVVCVPSGVTGVELRAVREATEAAGARQAFTIEEPLAAAIGAGMPVNEAQGNMIVDIGGGTTEVAVISLGGIVTKSSIRIAGDDIDEAISGYIQKEYKLIIGSQTAEQLKMELGSAFPLEEEESAEIRGRDIVSGLPKSVVITSEEIREAISGPVEAIVAAVRDTLDRTPPELASDIVDQGMVLAGGGALLRHLDERIRRETGIPVHIAENPLLCVAIGSGRYLEEIDSYRGALSPA; encoded by the coding sequence ATGTTAGGACTCTTTGGGCGCGACGTTGCGGTGGATCTGGGGACGGCGAACACGCTGGTGTTCGTCAAGCGTCAGGGTATAGTGCTCTCCGAACCCTCGGTGGTCGCCATCGACACCAGGACCGACCGGGTGGTGGCGGTGGGTTCGGCCGCCAAGCGGATGCTCGGGCGCACGCCAGAGAACATAGTCGCGATGCGCCCGCTCAAAGACGGCGTGATCGCGGACTTCGAGGTCACCGAGAAGATGCTGCGCTACTTCATCCACAAGGCGCAGCCCAAGCGCCGGCCCCTGAAGTCGCTCGTGGGGCCGCGGGTGGTGGTCTGCGTGCCGTCGGGGGTGACGGGGGTGGAACTCCGGGCGGTCCGGGAGGCGACGGAGGCAGCCGGGGCCCGGCAGGCGTTCACCATCGAGGAGCCGCTCGCCGCGGCGATCGGCGCCGGGATGCCGGTGAACGAGGCCCAGGGGAACATGATCGTGGACATCGGCGGGGGGACGACCGAGGTCGCGGTGATCTCGCTCGGGGGGATCGTGACCAAGTCCTCGATCAGGATCGCCGGGGACGACATAGACGAGGCGATCTCGGGCTACATCCAGAAGGAGTACAAGCTCATCATCGGCAGCCAGACCGCCGAGCAGCTGAAGATGGAGCTTGGCAGTGCTTTCCCGCTCGAAGAGGAGGAGTCGGCCGAGATCCGGGGCCGCGATATCGTCAGCGGGTTGCCCAAGAGCGTCGTGATCACCAGCGAGGAGATCCGGGAGGCCATAAGCGGGCCGGTGGAGGCGATAGTGGCCGCCGTGCGCGACACGCTGGACCGCACGCCCCCGGAGCTGGCTTCGGACATAGTGGATCAGGGGATGGTCCTGGCCGGCGGCGGGGCGCTCCTGCGCCACCTGGACGAGAGGATCCGGCGCGAGACCGGCATCCCGGTGCACATAGCCGAGAACCCTCTGCTCTGCGTCGCGATCGGGAGCGGCCGCTACCTGGAGGAGATAGACTCCTACC
- the radC gene encoding RadC family protein: protein MAGERRYTIKQLPPELRPRERMLAAGPGALSDAELLGLLFGNGSREKTAVELAGHVISEAGGLRGLYDASVHELTGIKGIGEAKACIVLAAVELGRRIGVSRSGSRPVISSPADVNGLLRGRIANLDRENFVAVLLNSKNEVIEVSTVSVGTLSATLVHPREVFKPAIRASAASVILAHNHPSGNVQPSREDKEVTRRMVEAAGIVGIELLDHVILGEGYCSMKEQGLL, encoded by the coding sequence GTGGCCGGGGAGAGGAGATATACCATAAAGCAGCTGCCGCCGGAGCTCAGGCCGCGCGAGCGGATGCTCGCCGCCGGTCCGGGGGCGCTCTCCGACGCCGAGCTCCTCGGGCTCCTGTTCGGCAACGGCAGCCGCGAGAAGACCGCCGTCGAGCTCGCCGGGCACGTCATCTCCGAGGCCGGAGGTTTGCGTGGTCTCTACGACGCCTCGGTGCACGAGCTCACCGGGATAAAGGGCATCGGGGAGGCCAAGGCGTGCATCGTGCTCGCCGCCGTCGAGCTCGGGCGGCGCATCGGCGTCTCTCGCAGCGGCAGCCGTCCCGTGATATCATCGCCGGCGGACGTGAACGGGCTCCTGAGGGGGCGCATAGCCAACCTGGACCGGGAGAACTTCGTGGCCGTGCTGCTCAACTCCAAGAACGAGGTCATAGAAGTCTCCACGGTCTCGGTCGGAACCCTCTCGGCGACGCTGGTCCATCCCCGGGAGGTTTTCAAGCCGGCCATAAGGGCCAGCGCGGCCAGCGTCATCCTGGCGCACAACCACCCGAGCGGGAACGTCCAGCCCAGCAGGGAGGACAAGGAGGTCACGAGGAGGATGGTGGAGGCCGCAGGGATAGTCGGGATAGAGCTTCTCGACCACGTCATCCTGGGCGAGGGGTACTGCAGCATGAAAGAGCAGGGGCTCCTCTGA